The following proteins are co-located in the Candidatus Competibacteraceae bacterium genome:
- a CDS encoding DUF3488 domain-containing transglutaminase family protein, with protein sequence MKPAKPPEEPLSRTALAWLLAALVLAAAPHAVELPVWLSVLFAAVTGWRGFIALRGQSLPPRWLLLLLALLASAGVLIDYRTLFGRDAGVALMVAMAACKLLETRVPRDGVVLVFLGYLLVMSNLLYSQDIPMVSYLFTVVLVMLATQALIHRPHAGLRGLAPLRLAGMMVLQAIPIMLVLFILFPRIPGPLWGLPKDAYQGRTGLSDEMMPGTVSELVRSDAVAFRARFAGATPPPNQRYWRGPVLWRFDGRRWTRHEELPANTLAAFVSEGAAVNYSVILEPSNRRWLFALDLPARLPPRAGMTASFQLLRDQPVNEVYRYEMRSFPNYRTGELRAAERFRGLQLPARGNPRARALAAQWRERMTRPEDRVGAALALFREQAFYYTLTPPLLDADSVDDFLFRTRQGFCEHYASAFVFLMRAAGIPARVVTGYQGGEANDLGGYFIVRQSDAHAWAEVWLAERGWARVDPTAAVAPSRVREGLYAAVADPGLLPFLARRGGGGEYEWLRQLALSWDTLNNGWNEWVLAYGPDRQKEFLSGLGFGPVDWAEMTVAMIAILSGFGLLVVGWRWRQRGARDPVARAWQRFCARLARRGLARGPHEGPLDFSERVAAGRPELAASVREIGRLYAALRYGPAGSPADVRQLQQRVGRFRA encoded by the coding sequence ATGAAACCTGCCAAGCCGCCGGAAGAACCACTGAGCCGGACGGCGCTGGCCTGGCTGTTGGCGGCATTGGTGCTGGCGGCGGCGCCGCATGCCGTCGAACTGCCGGTTTGGCTGAGTGTCCTGTTCGCCGCGGTGACCGGCTGGCGTGGGTTCATCGCCCTGCGCGGCCAATCGCTGCCGCCACGCTGGCTGCTGCTGCTGTTGGCGCTGCTGGCCAGTGCCGGGGTACTGATCGACTACCGAACCCTGTTCGGTCGCGATGCCGGGGTGGCGCTGATGGTCGCGATGGCTGCCTGCAAGTTATTGGAAACGCGCGTGCCGCGGGACGGTGTGGTACTGGTGTTCCTGGGTTACCTGCTGGTGATGAGCAATCTGCTCTACAGCCAGGACATTCCGATGGTGAGCTATCTGTTCACGGTGGTGCTCGTCATGCTGGCGACGCAAGCCCTGATTCACCGCCCACACGCCGGTTTGCGAGGGCTGGCCCCGTTGCGACTGGCTGGCATGATGGTGCTGCAAGCCATCCCGATCATGCTGGTTCTGTTCATCTTGTTTCCCCGTATCCCCGGCCCGCTATGGGGCTTGCCCAAGGATGCCTACCAGGGTCGCACCGGTCTATCCGATGAGATGATGCCCGGCACGGTCAGCGAGCTGGTTCGATCCGATGCGGTGGCGTTTCGGGCACGGTTCGCCGGCGCCACCCCCCCGCCGAACCAGCGCTACTGGCGCGGGCCGGTCTTGTGGCGTTTCGATGGCCGCCGCTGGACCCGCCACGAGGAGTTGCCCGCCAACACCCTCGCGGCTTTCGTGTCGGAAGGGGCGGCGGTGAATTATTCGGTCATCCTGGAACCGAGCAACCGGCGCTGGTTGTTTGCGCTGGACTTGCCCGCCCGCCTACCGCCGCGCGCCGGCATGACCGCTTCGTTTCAACTGTTGCGCGATCAGCCGGTCAACGAGGTATACCGTTATGAGATGCGGTCTTTTCCGAACTATCGGACTGGTGAACTGAGGGCGGCGGAGCGGTTTCGTGGCTTGCAACTGCCGGCACGCGGCAATCCCCGCGCCAGGGCCTTGGCGGCGCAATGGCGCGAGCGCATGACCCGCCCCGAGGACCGGGTCGGCGCGGCGCTGGCGCTGTTTCGGGAGCAGGCGTTTTACTACACCCTGACCCCACCGCTGCTGGACGCCGACAGTGTGGACGATTTCCTGTTTCGGACCCGTCAGGGTTTTTGCGAGCATTACGCCAGCGCCTTTGTCTTTCTCATGCGGGCGGCCGGGATACCGGCGCGGGTGGTGACCGGCTATCAGGGTGGAGAGGCGAACGATCTGGGTGGGTATTTCATCGTGCGCCAGTCCGACGCCCACGCCTGGGCCGAGGTTTGGCTGGCGGAGCGTGGTTGGGCGCGGGTCGATCCGACGGCGGCGGTGGCGCCCAGCCGGGTGCGGGAAGGGCTGTACGCCGCCGTGGCCGATCCGGGGCTGCTGCCGTTTCTGGCGCGGCGAGGTGGCGGGGGTGAGTACGAGTGGTTGCGGCAACTGGCGCTGAGCTGGGATACGCTAAACAACGGTTGGAACGAATGGGTGCTGGCCTACGGCCCGGACCGACAGAAGGAGTTCCTGTCGGGGCTCGGCTTCGGGCCGGTGGACTGGGCTGAAATGACGGTGGCGATGATCGCGATCCTGAGTGGGTTCGGCCTGTTGGTCGTCGGCTGGCGCTGGCGTCAGCGCGGCGCCCGCGACCCGGTGGCGCGGGCCTGGCAGCGGTTCTGCGCCCGGTTGGCCCGGCGCGGCCTGGCGCGTGGCCCGCACGAGGGGCCGCTGGACTTTAGCGAGCGGGTGGCCGCCGGCCGGCCGGAACTGGCCGCTTCGGTGCGGGAGATCGGCCGGCTCTATGCGGCCCTGCGTTACGGACCCGCGGGATCGCCGGCGGATGTGCGCCAGTTGCAACAGCGGGTAGGGCGGTTTCGAGCCTGA
- the cls gene encoding cardiolipin synthase — protein sequence MNASSLVAALLYVLHWMIQLAFIARALLRPHREPASRVAWVAVILAVPVLGVLAYILFGEVNIGRRRVARWRAVRARMPAMVRAVGAEQASAQAGIPDRYAHLFRVGYSIGGFEPVGGNRARLLPDSNATIDAMVADIDAARDHVHLLFYIWLPDRNGGKIIEALKRAAARGVTCRAMADDLGSRLLIRSEHWRAMERAGVRLARVLPVGNPVMRLFRGRIDLRNHRKIVVIDDRITYCGSQNCADPEFLVKARYAPWVDAVLRFEGPIARQNQYLFASDWMAHADDDIDALLRRPIPEFPPGLPAQVIGTGPTVRYSAMPEMFESLMYTARRELMISTPYYVPDESMQAALCASARRGVATTLILPARNDSWIVGAASRSYYADLLAAGVRIFEYIGGLLHAKSLTVDGEITLIGSANLDRRSFELNYENNILFHDPVLTAELRQRQHDYMARSQRITREAVAGWSRRCRLWHNAIAMLGPVL from the coding sequence GTGAACGCGAGTTCTCTGGTCGCGGCGCTGTTGTACGTCCTGCACTGGATGATCCAGCTCGCCTTCATCGCGCGGGCGCTGCTGCGACCGCATCGGGAGCCGGCTTCGCGCGTTGCCTGGGTGGCGGTCATCCTGGCCGTTCCGGTGCTGGGCGTCCTGGCCTACATTCTGTTCGGTGAAGTCAACATCGGCCGGCGGCGCGTCGCGCGATGGCGGGCGGTGCGGGCGCGGATGCCGGCCATGGTCCGTGCCGTGGGCGCAGAGCAGGCCAGTGCGCAGGCCGGGATACCTGATCGCTACGCCCATCTGTTTCGGGTCGGTTATTCGATCGGTGGTTTCGAGCCGGTCGGCGGCAACCGCGCGCGCCTGTTGCCCGATTCGAACGCGACCATCGACGCCATGGTCGCCGACATCGATGCCGCCCGCGATCACGTTCACCTCCTGTTCTACATCTGGTTGCCCGACCGCAACGGCGGCAAGATCATCGAGGCGCTCAAGCGCGCCGCCGCCCGGGGCGTCACCTGTCGGGCCATGGCCGACGATCTGGGTTCGCGTCTTCTGATCCGTTCCGAGCACTGGCGGGCCATGGAGCGGGCGGGGGTCCGCCTGGCCCGGGTGCTGCCGGTGGGCAATCCGGTGATGCGCCTTTTCAGAGGGCGGATCGATCTGCGCAACCATCGCAAAATCGTCGTGATCGACGATCGCATCACCTATTGCGGCAGCCAGAACTGCGCCGACCCGGAATTTCTCGTCAAGGCCCGATACGCGCCCTGGGTCGATGCCGTGCTGCGTTTCGAGGGGCCGATCGCCCGCCAGAACCAATATCTGTTTGCCAGCGACTGGATGGCCCACGCGGACGACGATATCGACGCGCTGTTGCGGCGGCCCATCCCGGAATTCCCGCCGGGGCTACCCGCGCAGGTCATCGGCACCGGACCCACCGTGCGCTATTCCGCCATGCCGGAGATGTTCGAGTCGCTGATGTACACCGCCCGGCGGGAATTGATGATCTCGACGCCCTATTATGTCCCCGACGAATCGATGCAGGCCGCGCTGTGCGCCAGCGCCCGTCGCGGCGTCGCAACGACCCTCATCCTGCCGGCGCGGAACGATTCCTGGATCGTTGGCGCGGCCAGCCGCAGTTATTACGCCGATCTGCTGGCCGCCGGTGTCCGGATCTTCGAATACATCGGTGGCTTGCTGCACGCCAAATCCCTGACCGTGGATGGTGAGATCACGCTGATCGGCTCCGCCAATCTGGACCGCCGCAGCTTCGAGCTGAACTACGAGAACAATATCCTGTTCCACGATCCGGTATTGACCGCCGAGCTGCGCCAGCGTCAGCACGACTACATGGCCCGGTCCCAACGGATCACGCGCGAGGCCGTGGCCGGTTGGTCCCGACGGTGCCGGCTCTGGCACAATGCCATCGCGATGCTCGGGCCGGTGCTTTAG
- a CDS encoding phosphatase PAP2 family protein yields MINATLDQLTFSFKKYPFILLHGIALALLASWMHPASRAYWDVLDLHVFEWLNGSLAGAVNGGTPQQTGWNALWAVLNIRVMDLMPLVLMLVLLGCRETTFDKRQALTGFVGFVILLLLMLMLRQGLDILLEGFHWRRSGPSSQIDSAIRLSALYPDWKTKDSSSSSFPGDHASVLFTWLGYSVYRARNRWTWAVVATVLFFMLPRLVSGAHWLSDDLVGGGGVALVALAWGLYTPLLNPVNAWASQIARQALVRCAPALRRLKITF; encoded by the coding sequence ATGATAAACGCCACACTCGATCAACTGACTTTTTCATTTAAAAAATATCCCTTTATTCTTTTGCATGGCATCGCCTTGGCGCTCTTGGCGAGCTGGATGCACCCCGCGTCGCGGGCGTATTGGGATGTGCTCGATCTTCATGTATTCGAGTGGTTAAACGGCTCCCTGGCGGGGGCTGTGAATGGTGGCACGCCACAGCAGACGGGGTGGAATGCCCTGTGGGCGGTGCTGAACATCCGCGTGATGGACCTGATGCCATTGGTGTTGATGCTGGTTTTGCTGGGTTGCAGGGAAACGACCTTCGACAAGAGACAAGCGCTGACGGGTTTCGTCGGTTTTGTGATTTTACTCCTGTTAATGCTGATGTTGCGCCAAGGACTCGATATCCTGCTTGAAGGGTTTCACTGGCGGCGTTCGGGGCCTTCATCTCAGATTGACTCGGCGATCCGTCTCTCCGCGCTGTACCCGGACTGGAAAACGAAAGATAGTTCATCCAGCAGTTTCCCCGGAGATCATGCCTCCGTGTTGTTCACCTGGCTGGGGTATAGCGTATACAGGGCACGTAATCGCTGGACTTGGGCGGTCGTCGCAACCGTGCTTTTCTTTATGCTGCCGCGCCTGGTGAGCGGCGCCCACTGGTTGAGCGACGATCTCGTCGGTGGGGGCGGCGTCGCGCTGGTGGCGCTCGCCTGGGGGCTGTACACGCCTCTTTTGAATCCGGTCAATGCGTGGGCCTCGCAGATCGCCAGACAGGCGCTGGTCCGATGCGCGCCCGCGCTCCGACGTCTCAAAATAACGTTCTAA